In a genomic window of Methylovirgula sp. 4M-Z18:
- a CDS encoding 3-hydroxybutyryl-CoA dehydrogenase: MIGEIRKIGVIGAGQMGNGIAQVCAAAGFEVLLNDLTEEKINAGLATINGHMARMVARGQMTEDHRKDALARIQPAAGFADFGDADLIIEAATENEGAKRKIFQALCPNLKPTAVLASNTSSISITRLASVSDRPEHFIGIHFMNPVPRMQLVELIRGIATEDETFDAAKAFVAKLGKTVTVSEDFPAFIVNRVLMPMINEAIYTLYEGVGSVDSIDTAMKLGANHPMGPLQLADFIGLDTCLSVMQVLHEGLADSKYRPCPLLVKYVEAGWLGRKTNRGFYDYRGEHPVPTR, encoded by the coding sequence ATGATCGGCGAGATTCGCAAAATTGGGGTGATCGGTGCGGGGCAAATGGGCAACGGCATCGCGCAAGTCTGCGCGGCGGCCGGCTTCGAGGTGCTGCTGAACGATCTCACCGAGGAAAAGATCAACGCCGGGCTTGCGACGATCAACGGCCACATGGCGCGCATGGTCGCGCGCGGCCAGATGACTGAAGACCATCGCAAGGATGCGCTGGCCCGCATCCAGCCGGCGGCGGGCTTTGCCGATTTCGGCGATGCCGACCTCATCATCGAGGCCGCGACCGAGAACGAAGGGGCCAAGCGCAAGATCTTCCAGGCTCTGTGCCCCAATTTGAAGCCGACCGCGGTGCTCGCGTCCAACACCTCCTCGATTTCGATCACCCGGCTTGCGTCGGTTTCGGACCGGCCGGAGCATTTCATCGGCATTCATTTCATGAATCCGGTGCCACGCATGCAATTGGTCGAGCTCATCCGCGGCATTGCGACCGAGGATGAAACCTTCGACGCCGCCAAGGCCTTCGTCGCCAAGCTCGGCAAGACCGTCACGGTCTCCGAGGATTTCCCGGCCTTCATCGTCAACCGCGTGCTGATGCCGATGATCAACGAGGCGATCTATACGCTCTACGAAGGTGTCGGTTCGGTCGATTCCATTGATACGGCCATGAAGCTCGGCGCCAATCATCCGATGGGGCCGCTGCAGCTCGCCGATTTCATCGGCCTCGACACCTGCCTCTCGGTCATGCAGGTGCTGCACGAAGGCCTCGCCGATTCCAAGTATCGGCCCTGTCCGCTGCTGGTGAAATATGTCGAAGCCGGCTGGCTGGGACGCAAAACCAACCGCGGTTTTTACGATTATCGTGGCGAGCACCCCGTTCCGACCCGCTAA
- a CDS encoding electron transfer flavoprotein subunit alpha/FixB family protein, with the protein MATLLLAEHANGHLNDATAKALTAAAQLGAPVHILVVGQTIGDIAAAAGKLAGVEKVLAADDAAYAHDLAEPVAALIVSLAPAYDAIIAPATVSAKNIMPRVAALLDVMQVSEITKVESADTFERPIYAGNAIQTVQATDAKKVITVRTAAFPSTAEGGSAAVESVAAAANPGISEFKSEAVAKSDRPELTSAKIIISGGRAMQNAENFKTYIEPVADKLGAAMGASRAAVDAGYAPNDWQVGQTGKVVAPDLYIAVGISGAIQHLAGMKDSKVIVAINKDEEAPIFQVADYGLVADLFQALPELNEVLSKG; encoded by the coding sequence ATGGCGACCCTCCTCCTCGCGGAACACGCCAACGGCCATCTCAATGATGCGACCGCCAAGGCTTTGACCGCCGCCGCCCAACTCGGCGCGCCGGTGCATATCCTGGTCGTCGGCCAGACGATCGGCGACATCGCCGCAGCCGCCGGCAAGCTCGCCGGCGTCGAAAAGGTGCTCGCCGCCGATGACGCCGCCTACGCGCATGACCTGGCCGAGCCGGTCGCGGCGCTGATCGTCAGCCTCGCGCCCGCCTATGACGCGATCATTGCGCCGGCTACCGTTTCGGCCAAGAACATCATGCCGCGCGTCGCTGCCTTGCTCGACGTGATGCAGGTGTCGGAAATCACCAAGGTCGAGAGCGCCGACACGTTCGAGCGGCCGATTTACGCCGGCAATGCGATCCAGACCGTGCAGGCGACCGACGCCAAGAAGGTCATCACCGTGCGCACCGCCGCCTTCCCTTCGACGGCCGAAGGCGGCTCGGCTGCTGTCGAATCGGTTGCGGCGGCAGCGAATCCGGGCATTTCGGAGTTCAAGAGCGAGGCGGTGGCCAAGTCTGACCGTCCCGAACTGACCTCGGCCAAGATCATCATTTCCGGCGGCCGCGCCATGCAGAACGCCGAGAATTTCAAGACCTATATCGAGCCGGTCGCCGATAAGCTCGGCGCCGCCATGGGCGCGTCGCGCGCCGCGGTGGACGCGGGCTATGCCCCGAACGACTGGCAGGTCGGCCAGACCGGCAAGGTGGTCGCGCCCGATCTCTATATCGCGGTCGGCATTTCCGGCGCCATCCAGCACCTCGCCGGCATGAAGGATTCCAAGGTGATCGTCGCGATCAACAAGGACGAGGAAGCGCCGATCTTCCAGGTCGCCGATTATGGCCTCGTCGCGGACCTCTTCCAGGCCTTGCCGGAGCTGAACGAGGTCCTGAGCAAAGGCTAA
- a CDS encoding electron transfer flavoprotein subunit beta/FixA family protein: MKILVPVKRVVDYNVKIRVKPDGSGVELANVKMSMNPFDEIAVEEALRQKEAGKATEVVVVSIGPAQASETLRTGLAMGADRGILVKTDAAVEPLAVAKILKGVAEAEGPGLIILGKQAIDDDSNQTGQMLAALLGWPQGTFASKVVIEGSSVEVTREVDGGSQTVALKGPAIVTTDLRLNEPRYASLPNIMKAKKKPIDEKTPADYDVDVTPRLKVLKTTEPATRKAGKKVGSVSELVASLKEAGVI, from the coding sequence ATGAAGATTCTGGTGCCCGTAAAACGGGTCGTCGATTACAATGTGAAAATCCGGGTGAAGCCCGACGGCTCCGGCGTCGAACTCGCCAATGTCAAAATGTCGATGAATCCGTTCGACGAAATCGCCGTCGAAGAGGCGCTGCGTCAGAAGGAAGCAGGCAAGGCAACGGAAGTCGTCGTCGTGTCGATCGGTCCGGCGCAAGCCTCCGAGACGCTGCGCACCGGCCTCGCCATGGGCGCCGACCGCGGCATTCTGGTCAAGACCGACGCGGCGGTCGAGCCGCTCGCCGTCGCCAAGATCCTCAAGGGCGTCGCGGAAGCCGAAGGCCCGGGCCTGATCATCCTCGGCAAACAGGCGATCGACGACGATTCCAACCAGACCGGCCAGATGCTGGCGGCTCTGCTCGGCTGGCCGCAGGGCACCTTCGCCTCCAAGGTCGTGATCGAGGGGAGCAGTGTGGAAGTGACCCGCGAGGTCGACGGTGGTTCTCAGACCGTGGCGCTGAAGGGCCCCGCGATCGTCACGACCGACCTGCGCCTGAACGAGCCGCGCTATGCCTCGCTGCCCAATATCATGAAGGCGAAGAAGAAGCCGATCGATGAGAAAACCCCGGCGGATTACGACGTCGATGTCACGCCGCGCCTGAAAGTGCTGAAGACCACCGAACCCGCGACCCGCAAGGCCGGCAAGAAAGTCGGCTCGGTCAGCGAACTCGTTGCAAGCCTCAAAGAAGCGGGAGTGATTTGA